The proteins below come from a single Limisphaera ngatamarikiensis genomic window:
- the guaA gene encoding glutamine-hydrolyzing GMP synthase — MQDRILILDFGSQYTQVIARRVRECEVYSQIVRFDTPAARLAELRPRGLILSGGPASVYDPGAPLPDPGIFELGIPILGICYGLQVMAHCLGGRVEPGQRREYGKGMLEVRRRECPLFRGLPKRLQVWNSHGDRLTRLPRGFVVVATTDNSPYAAVEHPGRQFYGLQFHPEVVHTPRGREILSNFVHRICGCGRAWTMRNYLEQAICEIRERVGSERVLLGLSGGVDSSVAAALLHRAVGDQLTCIFVNNGLLRAREAERVQEVFGRHFRMRLQYEDASALFLRRLRGVTDPERKRKIIGRTFIEVFEAATRKAGPARFLAQGTLYPDVIESVPIGGNPAALIKSHHNVGGLPKRMRFELIEPLRCLFKDEVRRLGEALGLPREILWRHPFPGPGLAVRCLGEVTAEKLEVLRQADAIVLEEMKRSGWYEKVWQAFAVLLPVRSVGVQGDERTYEWTAAVRVVESQDGMTADWVKLPYDLLERISTRITNEVRGINRVVFDITSKPPGTIEWE; from the coding sequence ATGCAGGACCGGATCCTCATTCTGGATTTCGGATCGCAATACACCCAGGTGATCGCGCGGCGGGTGCGGGAATGCGAGGTGTATTCGCAGATTGTGCGGTTTGACACGCCCGCGGCGCGGTTGGCGGAGTTGCGGCCGCGGGGGCTGATTTTGTCGGGGGGGCCGGCCAGTGTTTACGATCCTGGTGCGCCCCTGCCGGACCCGGGGATTTTCGAGCTGGGGATTCCGATTCTGGGGATCTGCTACGGGCTACAGGTGATGGCGCATTGTCTTGGGGGGCGGGTCGAGCCGGGTCAGCGCCGGGAGTACGGCAAGGGCATGCTGGAGGTGCGGCGGCGGGAGTGTCCGTTGTTTCGGGGGCTGCCGAAGCGGCTGCAGGTGTGGAACTCGCACGGGGACCGGTTGACGCGGCTGCCGCGGGGTTTCGTGGTGGTGGCCACGACGGACAACTCGCCGTATGCGGCGGTGGAACATCCCGGTCGGCAGTTTTACGGACTGCAGTTTCATCCGGAGGTGGTGCACACGCCGCGGGGGCGGGAGATCTTGTCGAATTTTGTGCATCGGATTTGCGGCTGTGGGCGGGCCTGGACCATGCGCAATTATCTGGAACAGGCGATTTGCGAAATTCGGGAGCGGGTGGGGTCGGAGCGGGTGCTGCTGGGGTTGAGCGGGGGTGTGGATTCGAGTGTGGCGGCGGCGTTGTTGCACCGGGCGGTGGGGGACCAGTTGACGTGCATTTTTGTGAACAACGGTCTGTTACGGGCACGGGAGGCCGAACGGGTTCAGGAGGTTTTTGGCCGGCATTTCCGGATGCGGCTGCAGTATGAGGATGCCTCGGCATTGTTTCTGCGGCGGCTGCGGGGGGTGACCGATCCGGAACGGAAGCGCAAGATCATCGGACGCACGTTCATCGAGGTGTTTGAGGCGGCCACACGCAAGGCGGGTCCGGCCCGGTTTCTGGCGCAGGGCACGTTGTACCCGGACGTGATTGAATCGGTGCCGATTGGCGGCAATCCGGCGGCGTTGATCAAGAGCCATCACAATGTGGGCGGGTTGCCGAAGCGGATGCGGTTTGAGCTGATCGAGCCGCTGCGGTGTTTGTTCAAGGACGAGGTGCGGCGGCTGGGGGAGGCTCTTGGATTGCCGCGGGAGATCCTGTGGCGGCATCCGTTTCCCGGACCGGGTCTGGCGGTGCGGTGTCTGGGCGAAGTGACGGCGGAGAAGCTGGAGGTGTTGCGGCAGGCGGATGCGATCGTGCTGGAGGAGATGAAGCGCAGCGGTTGGTATGAGAAGGTGTGGCAGGCGTTTGCGGTGTTGTTGCCGGTGCGGAGTGTGGGCGTGCAGGGGGACGAGCGCACATACGAATGGACGGCGGCGGTGCGGGTGGTGGAGTCGCAGGATGGGATGACGGCCGACTGGGTGAAGTTGCCGTACGATTTGCTGGAACGGATTTCGACGCGGATTACGAATGAGGTCCGCGGGATCAACCGGGTGGTGTTTGACATTACGAGCAAGCCGCCCGGGACGATCGAGTGGGAGTGA